The DNA region TTCCATAGTTGACGGTGTGAAAATCGATTTTGAAAAAAACTGGGTTCATTTAAGAAAATCCAATACCGAACCGATTATCAGGATTTATACCGAAGCGTTTTCGCAGGAAGAAGCTGATGAACTGGGAGATCAGATGATTGCGAAAATCAGGAGCTTGATTTAGAAGAGCTGCAAAAAGTATTTGCAATTATTGAAATTTTTTATTTAATTTTAAACAAAGTTTAGATTTGACCATTACCATCAATCCAAAAAACCAAAAGGAGCTAAGAAAAGTAAAAACCTTTCTTAAAGCTATTGAAGTGGATTTTTGGGAATCCAAAGACCATCCTGAAACTGCTTATCTTAATTCGACAG from Chryseobacterium suipulveris includes:
- a CDS encoding DUF2683 family protein, whose translation is MTITINPKNQKELRKVKTFLKAIEVDFWESKDHPETAYLNSTEANKKHLQASLKEAEEEKLVEIKLDDLWK